CTGGCCATCTCCTCCGGCGTGTGGTGGCTGAGCACAAAGGCGACCACTTGGCTGATGCCTTGCGGGCCCAGCTGATTCTTCCAGCTTTGCATGCCCGGGTTGGGCACCTGCGGGGAGCCTTCGCTCACGACCTGGAAGACGCTCATCGGGGTGTTGCCCCACTTCCACTCGTGGTCGACGAGGTTGAGGCCGATGTCGCCCGTAAGGTCGGCCTTGTGGCAGCTGGCGCAGTTTTGCATGAAGATCTCTTCGCCCTTGGCCACAAAACCAGTGTTCTGGCTCATCTGCCAGAGCGTCTCGCTGTTGATCTCGCTCATGGCGGCGAGTTGGGCCTCCTGGATCTTGGCGATCTCGGCGTCGATCCGCGCGGCGTCGGTCGCTCCGGTGCGGGTGTTGTACCAGGTGAACCAGTAGAGCGTGGCGAAGATGATCGCCAGGTAGAAGGTCCACAACCACCAGTTGGGCAGGCGGTTGTCGTACTCCTCGATGCCGTCGTAGACGTGCGGGCGCTTCGGCGGCTCGTTGGGATCTTGGATGGGTTGGGCGGAACTCATGGGTGGGCGAAGCAGGTAGTCAGCTCAGGAACGGTCGACCCTTTCGCCGTCCTGGTCCTCTAGGGGCAGGTTCGCGGTGTGGTCGAGGTCGCGCTTCTTCATCAGCAAAGCGCGCACGGTAAAAAAGATAAACGTGGCAAACGTCAGGACAAACGCGATCAGAGTGATGATCGTCTGCCAGTCTTCGAAGGTGACGCGTTTGAACATGGAAGAGGGATGGGCAGAGATTTGAACAGGAGTTAAAAGGAGTTAAAAAGAGCAGGAAGATGGGCTTTCTGCATCCTGGGCTGATAATTCAGGTCTGGTTGGGAACTCCTTTTCACTCTTTTTAACTCCTGTTCATTTCCTCAGGTTAAAATTGCTTTTTTATTACTCCTGGGCCGTCCCGGCGGCGTCGATGCGGGCCTGGGCGGCGTGGATGTCTTCGTAGGTGCCGAGCTTTTGCAGGTAGGCGATCAGCGCGACGATCTTCTTGTCCTTGTCCGTCGAGCGGTATTCGGCTTGCAGGCCTTCGACGATGCCTTGGGCTTGTTCGTCAATTGCGGCCTGGACGGCTTCGTCGCTCATTTCCGGGTAAGGGACGCCGAGCACGCGCAGGGCACGCAGCTTGGCGGGGATGGCAGCGTAGTCGGCGTTTTGCTCCAGCAGCCACGGGTAGGGCGGCATGATCGAGCCGGCGCTGATGTCTTCGGGGTTGCGCATGTGGTCGTAGTGCCACACGTCGCCACGCACGCCGCCTTCGCGGGCGAGATCCGGGCCGGTGCGCTTCGAGCCCCATTGGAAGGGGTGGTCGTAGATCGACTCGCCCAGGCGGCTGTAGTCGCCATAGCGGCGGACGTCCGGCACGATGGTGCGGATCATCTGGCTGTGGCAGTTGTAGCAGCCTTCGGAGACGTAAATGTCGCGGCCGGCCAACTCAAGCGGCGTGTAGGGCACCTGCACGCGGTCTTCGAGGTTCTTCACGCGCTGGACGGCCAGCGTCGGGATAATCTGGATGGCGCCGCCGATGAACACGGCGAGGAACGTCAGCACGGTGAAGGGGATCCAGTTGCCGATCAGCTTCTCGTACCATTCGCCCCAGCGGCGGCCGGTGGCCTGGAAGTGTACGATACAGGTCAGCGAAGTGGCGGCGAGAATGCCGATGCCGAGCATCTGGATGATGTCGCCCGCGTCGCCGAGGCCTTGACCCACGATCCAGGACATCAGGCCCAGGATGAAGAACACGCTGTAGATAAAGGGCCAGTTGAAGATGGTGCCCAGCCAGCCCATGCTGCCTTCGAGCTTGCGCGTCTCTTCGACGTCGTGGGCGGGCACATCGACCGTGCCGTTGACCGGCTCCGCGCCGCGGATGGTCATGAAGATGTTGACCATCAGCAGCACCCAGCCGAGCAGGTAGAAGGTGCCCCCAATGGCGCGGAAGAGCATCAGCGGGCGGATCGTCTGTACGGTTTCGAGGAACTGATACTTCAGCGAAAGACCGTCGTCGGAAACCGCGTTGAGGTGCAGGCCCTGGGTGATCCCGCTGGTCCACATCGCGCCGACGTAGAGCAGGATGCCGATGAAGGCCAACCAGAAGTGGGTGTTGGCGAGGCTGGGGCTCCAGAGCTTGGCCTTCCAGAGGCGCGGGGCCAGGAAGTAGAACATGCCGGCTGCCATCAGGCCGTTCCAGCCCAAGGTGCCGCCGTGCACGTGGCCGATCGTCCAGTCGGTATAGTGGCTGAGGTAGTTGACCGCGCGGACGGACATCAGCGGGCCCTCAAAGGTGGCCATACCGTAGAAAGTGACGCCTGCGGCGAAGAACTTCAGCACCGGGTCGCGGCGCAGCTGGTTCCACGCACCGCGCAGGGTGAGGAGGCCGTTGAGCATGCCGCCCCAGGAGGGCGCCCACAGCATGAGGGAAAAGATCATGCCCAGCGCCTGCAGCCAGTGGGGCAGGGCGGTGTTGAGCAAGTGGTGGGGGCCCGCCCAGATGTAGATAAATACGAGCGCCCAGAAGTGCACGATCGACAGCCGGTAGCTGTAGACGGGGCGATTCGCGGCCTTGGGCAGGTAGTAATACATGATGCCCAGGATCGGCGTCGTCAGGAAGAAGGCCACGGCGTTGTGGCCATACCACCACTGCACCAGGGCGTCTTTTACGCCCCCGTAGATCGTGTAGCTATGGGTGAGGCTGGTCGGCAGCTGCAGGTTGTTCACCACGTAGAGCAGCGCCACGGTGATGATCGTCGCGATGTAGAACCAGATCGCCACGTAGAGCGTCGGCTCGTTGCGCTTGGCCAGCGTCCAGAAAAAATTGATGGCGAAGGCCACCCAGGTGAGCGTCACCAGGATGTCGATGGGCCAGATCAGCTCCGCGTATTCCTTGCCCTGCGTAAAGCCGGCCAGCAGCGTCACGGCTGCCGCGAGGATCACCGCCTGCCAGCCCCAGAAGTGGAACCAGGTGAGCGCGCGACTCGCGAGGCGTGCCTTACAGAGGCGCTGGGTGCTGTGGTAAATGCCGGCAAACATCATGTTGCCCACAAAAGCGAAAATCGCGCCGTTGGTATGCAGCGGGCGCAGGCGGCCGAAGCTGATCCACGACAGCCCGAAGTTGAGCTGTGGGAAGTTGAGCTGGAAGGCCGCAAAGAGGCCCGCGCTCATGCCGACAAGACCCCAGATAACGCCCGCCAGCATGAAATAGCGGACCGCGCGGTCGTTGTATTCGATCGTCGTTGTAGGTGAGTTGCCGTGATTCATGGCGCTCGAAGCAGTCAGGTAGTCAGGTTGGGAACTAAAAACGGAAAAAAGACCTAGGAGCGGGGCTGCCGCGCAGAACGCTGGCCGCTATCCTCCTCCAGCGGGCGCAACGACTCGCGCTCGGCACTGCCGAAACCGCGATGCTTGCGCTCATGCCAGAACAGGAACCCGAAGAGGACGGCCAGCAGCACACTGCAAAGGACTGTCAGGGATATGACCTCCATCTTGATCGTCATAAGAATCGTTAATGTTTAGCCGGTCAAATTAAAAAACTGCGGTAAAATGACTTATGAACCGGATTAGCGCATGTGTAGGGCTAACTGTGAACCGCGAAAACCTTTTCGCATATTAGATAAATTAATAGGCTTAAAAGGCGGGGGAATATGGCCATGCCCTCTTCGTAACCTTAATGTGTTGGTCCTGAATCTCTGCGTGCCATCCGCGTCACCCCGTTCGGGGCACGATCTTCGCGCGTTTGCCCTTCTTCTGATTCGTCACCCTTGGCATCCTCCAAAGTAAAAACCGCAATTTTTACATTTCATACCCTCCAAACGTCTTCAGAAAATATGCGGGCGGCTTACGCCGCGGGCACTTCCGCCGCACCGGCACTCATCCTACAAGTGCGGGGCTGCTGCCCCGATCTGGATGATGGGTAGCGGTTGGACGGGCGATTGCTGGACGGTTCACTGCCCCGGTGCTTGCCATGGGGCGCGGAGGTTCGCATCGTGGAGGGCATGATTTCGATTGTTGCAGGCACCAACCGGGCCGGGAGCACTACCTTGAAGCTGGCGACGTTTCTCGCCGGGCTCTACCGTGCGTTGGGGCAGGAAGTCGTGCTGCTCGACCTGGCCGAACTGCCGCTGGAGCTGCTTTCGCCCGACTCCTACCGCCAGAAGCCGGCCAGCTTTGTCGAACGGTTCAGCGAGCCGTTGCTGGAGTCGAAGGGGACGCACTGGGTCGTGCCGGAATACAACGGCAGCTTTCCGGGCGCGCTGAAGCTGCTGATCGACCACTTGCCTTATCCCGACTTTTACGAAAATCGCCCGGCGGCCTTTGTGGGGCTCTCCGCCGGCGCCTCGGGTGCCACCCGGCCCATCGAGCACCTGCAGCAGGTAATGGCCTACCGTAACGGTTATGCCTACAACCGCCGCGTCTTCATCCCGGCCGCTTATCAGGCTCTGGAAGACGGGGTGCCGGTAGAGGAAGACCTGCGCGCGCGCCTGCAACGGCAGGTGGAGGGCTTCATCGGCTTCGCCCAGCGCGTGCACGCCGTGACGGACGCCTCTTAAAAGCCTGCCCTGAAGGCCGTTTATCCCTCCTGAAACCCTTTGCCCAGTGCGGGGTTGAATTGGAGGTGTAGGTTGCGTTCATTGAGGGAGGACATTAGCTTATTTACCAATCAACCGTCCTCCTTCGCTCGCACCACCCCTTGATCGGAGAACAGACCATGAAGATCACTCTTTGCACTCGCAGGATCCTGCCGCTCGCCTTGATCGCCCTCCTCCTCGGAGGCTGCTCCAGCGCCAACAACAACCCCAACACCACACGCGGGGCGGGGATTGGTGCGGCCAGCGGTGCTCTGATCGGCGGCATCATCGGCAACAACTCCGGCTCGGGCAACAGTGCCTCCGGGGCGGCCATCGGTGCCGGTATCGGTGCCCTGTTCGGTGGCGCCGTCGGCCAGTCGCAAGACGCCAAGAACAAGGCGCAGGCCGAAGAAATGGCCCGCCAGCGCGAATTTAACATCGAGATGGCTCGCCTGCAGAAGGAAAAGGAAGCCCAACAGCGCGAATACGAGCGCCAGATGACCATCGTCCAAGGCCAGAAGGTGACCGATCGTGAGGTGTTCGAGGCCGAGCAGGCTGCCCGCGAGGCCGAAGCCCGCGTGAAGCAGCTCGAAGCCGAGCGCGCCGCCGCCATCGCGCGCCAGCGCAGCCTGGAAGAAGCCCGCAAACGCCAGGAGGAAGCCCAGCGCAAGGCGGCCGAAATCGAAGCCGAGCTCAATGGCCGGTCGACCACGTCGACCACCGGTAGTTGAGCCGTTTTCCAACTTCACCACTTTTAACCAGCAGGGGGCCACACGGTCCCCTTACTTTTCTACCCTATGAGCTTGTTTACCCGCATCGGAGTCATCCTGGTCGGCCTGCTCGGTTTGGCCCTCACCGGTTGCACGACCGCTTATTACGTTTCCGTCGACTCCATGTCTCGCCCCGATGCGCTGCAGCCAAGCGCCGAGGCGGGCAATCTCCAGTATTACACCCTCGAAAGCAGTGACCCGAAGGTCCAGCCCGGCGATCTCCGCTTTACCGAGACGGCGCAATACCTTGAGGCCGCGCTGGCCGGAGCCGGCTACATCTACACCACCAGCCCCTCCGAAGCCGACGTTATCGTCACCTTCGATACGGAGCTGAAGGGGCCGATCCGCTCGTCCGAAACCTCCTACGAGCCCGTTTACTACAGCCGCCCCAGCTACACCCGCGTCGCCATCGTCAACAAGAAGGGCAACGTAGTGGGCTACAGCTGGGCACCCGGCCCGTATTACACCGATGTGGTCCACCAGCGTTACGACCGCACCGTCAGCCTCTACCAGAAGTCCCTCACCCTCAGTGCCCGTGCGCGCAACGCCGATGGCAAGCCGGGCGAAGAACTCTGGAACGTGACGGCGCGCTCAACCGACCAGAGCGGAGACCTGCGGGCCTATACGCCCGTGCTCGCCGCTGCGGCGATGAACTACATCGGCCAGGAGACCAACGGCGAGCAGCGCCTCGTGCTGAAGGAAGACAGCGAAATGCTCCGCTACGTGCGCCAGGGCCTTTAACAGCCTTGCTGCCCGGTCGCCCGCCGCTCAAGTTGGCAGGCATGGCCGAGGAGATCTTCGACGTTGTCGACGAACAGGACGAAGTGATTTATCAGGCCCCGCGCAAGGACGTCCATGCGCGGGGTCTTTTGCATCGCGCGGTGCACGTGCTCGTGTTCAACGCACAAGGGCAGATCTTTCTCCAGCAGCGCGCGCGCACCAAAGATACCTTCCCCTCTCGCTGGGACAGCTCGGCGGCCGGCCACGTCGCCTCTGGGGACGGTTACGACCTCACGGCCCAACGCGAGCTGGAGGAAGAGCTGGGCGTAACGGCCCCGCCGGAGGCCTTCGAGCCCCTCTTCTACATTCGGGCCTGCCGGGAGACCGGCAACGAATTCGTGTGGGTCTACCGTACCCGGCACGAAGGGCCCTTCCACCTGCAGGCGAGCGAGATCGAAGGCGGCGGCTGGTTTGCCCCGGAGCATGTAGACGGGTGGATCGCCGAGCGCCCAGACGACCACGCCCCGTCGTTCGTCCTCATCTGGCAGCAATGGCGACAGGCCGCGACTCCGGGCGTATGAACGTCGCCCTTCGTCCGCTGCTGACGGCGCATCTGGCGGAGGCGCAGCGTCTGGAGCCCTTGCTGCGGCGGGGGCAAGGCGGGCTGTACCGCTATGTCGACCGCCTGGAGGAGGCGGACCTCATCATCTGGACCGACTGGCCGGACTATGCGCAGCCGCTCGACGCCTTGCAGCGGGAGGACTTTCGCGCGCATCTGGATCGTTCCTTTGCCTTTTCGCAGCAAGACCGTCCGCTTGCGTTTCTGCCCGGCCTTTACACCGGCCTCAGTGGACGGGCCGACGACACGCGACGCGGTGGTTGGTATCTGGAGGCCAGCGCACCGGATGATGCCCTCGATGCCGTGGCGGTCGATCCCCGCGAGCGCGACTTGTGGTTTACCTTCGCGGGCGGCTCGACTTCGTGGATCCGCAAGCGCCTCTTGCGGCACAATTTCCGCCGGTCCGACGTGCGGATCGTCAACACCTCCGCCTTTCACTTTTGGGACCCCGCGCAAAGCGGCCATGGCGACCGCCGGGCGTGGTATCTCGACCAGTTGGCCCGTTCCCGCTTCGTGCTCTGCCCGCGTGGAGCCTGCCCCAGCTCGATCCGCCTTTTTGAAACCATGCGAGCCGGGCGCGTGCCGGTGATCCTGAGTGATGCCTGGGTGCCGCCGCCCTTCGTTGAATGGAGGCGCTTCGCCGTCCGTGTGCCCGAGCGCCACTTCGCGCACCTGCCGGA
This genomic stretch from Verrucomicrobiota bacterium JB022 harbors:
- a CDS encoding cbb3-type cytochrome c oxidase N-terminal domain-containing protein, whose protein sequence is MSSAQPIQDPNEPPKRPHVYDGIEEYDNRLPNWWLWTFYLAIIFATLYWFTWYNTRTGATDAARIDAEIAKIQEAQLAAMSEINSETLWQMSQNTGFVAKGEEIFMQNCASCHKADLTGDIGLNLVDHEWKWGNTPMSVFQVVSEGSPQVPNPGMQSWKNQLGPQGISQVVAFVLSHHTPEEMASAATLNPPVAQ
- the ccoN gene encoding cytochrome-c oxidase, cbb3-type subunit I, with translation MNHGNSPTTTIEYNDRAVRYFMLAGVIWGLVGMSAGLFAAFQLNFPQLNFGLSWISFGRLRPLHTNGAIFAFVGNMMFAGIYHSTQRLCKARLASRALTWFHFWGWQAVILAAAVTLLAGFTQGKEYAELIWPIDILVTLTWVAFAINFFWTLAKRNEPTLYVAIWFYIATIITVALLYVVNNLQLPTSLTHSYTIYGGVKDALVQWWYGHNAVAFFLTTPILGIMYYYLPKAANRPVYSYRLSIVHFWALVFIYIWAGPHHLLNTALPHWLQALGMIFSLMLWAPSWGGMLNGLLTLRGAWNQLRRDPVLKFFAAGVTFYGMATFEGPLMSVRAVNYLSHYTDWTIGHVHGGTLGWNGLMAAGMFYFLAPRLWKAKLWSPSLANTHFWLAFIGILLYVGAMWTSGITQGLHLNAVSDDGLSLKYQFLETVQTIRPLMLFRAIGGTFYLLGWVLLMVNIFMTIRGAEPVNGTVDVPAHDVEETRKLEGSMGWLGTIFNWPFIYSVFFILGLMSWIVGQGLGDAGDIIQMLGIGILAATSLTCIVHFQATGRRWGEWYEKLIGNWIPFTVLTFLAVFIGGAIQIIPTLAVQRVKNLEDRVQVPYTPLELAGRDIYVSEGCYNCHSQMIRTIVPDVRRYGDYSRLGESIYDHPFQWGSKRTGPDLAREGGVRGDVWHYDHMRNPEDISAGSIMPPYPWLLEQNADYAAIPAKLRALRVLGVPYPEMSDEAVQAAIDEQAQGIVEGLQAEYRSTDKDKKIVALIAYLQKLGTYEDIHAAQARIDAAGTAQE
- a CDS encoding NADPH-dependent FMN reductase, which codes for MISIVAGTNRAGSTTLKLATFLAGLYRALGQEVVLLDLAELPLELLSPDSYRQKPASFVERFSEPLLESKGTHWVVPEYNGSFPGALKLLIDHLPYPDFYENRPAAFVGLSAGASGATRPIEHLQQVMAYRNGYAYNRRVFIPAAYQALEDGVPVEEDLRARLQRQVEGFIGFAQRVHAVTDAS
- a CDS encoding glycine zipper domain-containing protein, producing MKITLCTRRILPLALIALLLGGCSSANNNPNTTRGAGIGAASGALIGGIIGNNSGSGNSASGAAIGAGIGALFGGAVGQSQDAKNKAQAEEMARQREFNIEMARLQKEKEAQQREYERQMTIVQGQKVTDREVFEAEQAAREAEARVKQLEAERAAAIARQRSLEEARKRQEEAQRKAAEIEAELNGRSTTSTTGS
- a CDS encoding NUDIX domain-containing protein, which codes for MAEEIFDVVDEQDEVIYQAPRKDVHARGLLHRAVHVLVFNAQGQIFLQQRARTKDTFPSRWDSSAAGHVASGDGYDLTAQRELEEELGVTAPPEAFEPLFYIRACRETGNEFVWVYRTRHEGPFHLQASEIEGGGWFAPEHVDGWIAERPDDHAPSFVLIWQQWRQAATPGV
- a CDS encoding exostosin family protein, translated to MNVALRPLLTAHLAEAQRLEPLLRRGQGGLYRYVDRLEEADLIIWTDWPDYAQPLDALQREDFRAHLDRSFAFSQQDRPLAFLPGLYTGLSGRADDTRRGGWYLEASAPDDALDAVAVDPRERDLWFTFAGGSTSWIRKRLLRHNFRRSDVRIVNTSAFHFWDPAQSGHGDRRAWYLDQLARSRFVLCPRGACPSSIRLFETMRAGRVPVILSDAWVPPPFVEWRRFAVRVPERHFAHLPEILADYDPQAPEMGRIARTQWERWLSLDRAGETLVAALLEIGLDAARQTPLTAWTWPARHRLQALRWQARAQARDVALKAWRRSGLPMPYALNRPND